One window of the Paenibacillus beijingensis genome contains the following:
- the nadA gene encoding quinolinate synthase NadA produces MEALALERKAEQNRELRERLLQLKKERNAIILAHYYQRDEIQEVADFRGDSFLLAQKAAATDADVIVFCGVHFMGESAKILAPNKTVIIPDERAGCPMADMVNVDGLRKLKAEHPNATVVTYINSSAEIKAETDICCTSANAVKVVNSVEGDEVIWVPDKNLGHYVQQHTDKKMIIWEGYCNTHDMLTVKDVEEMKAKYPNAEFVVHPECRPEVVELGDFVGSTTAIIKYCKESKAKEFIVGTEDGTGYQLRLDSPDKTFHFASKYLVCPNMKVNNLKKLVRCLENMQPQIYVPPQIADKARLSLERMLQVK; encoded by the coding sequence GTGGAAGCACTGGCTTTGGAGCGCAAAGCGGAACAAAACCGCGAGCTGCGCGAGAGACTGCTCCAGCTGAAGAAAGAACGCAACGCCATTATTCTTGCTCATTATTACCAGCGTGACGAAATACAGGAAGTGGCCGATTTCAGAGGCGACTCTTTCTTGCTCGCCCAAAAAGCGGCTGCGACGGATGCCGACGTCATCGTGTTTTGCGGCGTTCACTTTATGGGCGAAAGTGCCAAAATTTTAGCGCCGAACAAGACGGTCATTATTCCGGACGAGCGTGCCGGCTGCCCGATGGCCGATATGGTCAATGTGGACGGGCTGCGCAAGCTTAAAGCCGAGCACCCGAACGCCACAGTTGTGACGTATATCAACTCGTCGGCGGAAATTAAAGCCGAAACCGATATTTGCTGTACGTCGGCCAATGCGGTTAAAGTCGTAAACTCGGTGGAAGGCGACGAAGTGATCTGGGTGCCGGACAAAAACCTCGGGCATTACGTGCAGCAGCATACCGACAAAAAGATGATTATTTGGGAAGGGTACTGCAACACCCACGATATGCTGACCGTTAAGGACGTCGAGGAAATGAAAGCGAAGTATCCGAACGCCGAATTTGTCGTTCACCCCGAATGCCGTCCGGAAGTGGTGGAGCTGGGGGATTTTGTCGGAAGTACAACGGCAATTATCAAATATTGCAAAGAATCGAAAGCGAAGGAATTTATTGTCGGCACCGAAGACGGAACAGGGTACCAGCTGCGTCTGGACAGCCCGGACAAGACGTTCCATTTCGCTTCCAAATATTTGGTTTGTCCGAACATGAAAGTAAACAATTTGAAGAAGCTGGTCCGCTGTTTGGAAAATATGCAGCCGCAAATTTACGTCCCGCCTCAAATTGCCGACAAAGCGCGGTTGTCGCTCGAGCGTATGCTACAGGTGAAATAG
- a CDS encoding ABC transporter permease, producing the protein MNIFSKIFNKQSALIPLVAILLGLLFGAIVMLIGGYNPIDAYLALIDKVFGNPYDFGEALRAVTPLIFTGLCVAFAFRSGLFNIGAEGQFIAGMTGASIVGIKLNLPWFIHAPLAVVVGAVFGGLWAALAGYLKAKRGVNEVISTIMLNWIALFGANLIVNRLLIEKGQQRSVHIHDSASASMDWTSAILDNARIHWGTLVGLVCVAVFYIVLWKTKQGYELRASGHNPEAARYAGINVQRNIIKAMFISGLFAGLGGAFEVLGVFKYQAILTVSPGYGFDGIAVSLLGGNNPVGILLGSILFGFLSYGSAGMSFEADVPNEIIRIVIGSVIFFVASHGIVQLFLKPFYFKRARKRKEAV; encoded by the coding sequence ATGAACATTTTCAGCAAAATATTCAATAAACAGTCGGCGCTAATCCCGCTCGTCGCGATATTGCTCGGACTGTTGTTCGGTGCGATTGTCATGCTTATCGGCGGCTACAATCCGATTGATGCTTACCTGGCTCTTATCGACAAGGTATTCGGCAATCCTTACGATTTCGGCGAAGCGCTGCGCGCCGTAACGCCTCTTATCTTCACAGGGCTGTGTGTCGCCTTTGCGTTTCGTTCCGGTCTGTTTAACATCGGCGCGGAAGGCCAGTTTATTGCGGGGATGACCGGCGCGTCGATCGTCGGCATCAAGCTCAATCTGCCATGGTTTATCCATGCTCCGCTTGCGGTCGTCGTAGGCGCTGTATTCGGAGGTTTGTGGGCAGCGCTGGCCGGCTATCTGAAAGCGAAACGGGGCGTCAACGAAGTCATTTCCACCATCATGCTGAACTGGATTGCGCTGTTTGGCGCAAACTTGATCGTCAACCGCCTTTTGATTGAAAAAGGGCAGCAGCGCTCGGTGCATATTCACGATTCCGCTTCCGCATCGATGGACTGGACTTCGGCCATTCTCGACAACGCGCGTATCCATTGGGGAACGCTCGTAGGCCTTGTTTGCGTCGCCGTGTTTTATATCGTGCTTTGGAAAACGAAACAAGGCTACGAGCTCCGCGCCAGCGGACATAATCCGGAAGCCGCCCGCTATGCAGGAATAAACGTACAGCGCAACATTATTAAAGCGATGTTCATTTCCGGTTTGTTTGCCGGCCTGGGGGGCGCATTCGAGGTGCTCGGCGTCTTCAAGTACCAAGCGATCCTTACCGTTTCGCCGGGTTACGGCTTCGACGGTATCGCCGTCTCGCTGCTCGGGGGCAACAATCCGGTCGGTATTCTGCTCGGTTCCATTTTGTTCGGTTTCCTTTCATACGGGTCGGCGGGCATGAGCTTTGAAGCGGATGTGCCCAATGAAATTATCCGGATCGTCATCGGCTCGGTCATCTTCTTTGTTGCCTCCCACGGCATTGTGCAGCTGTTTCTTAAACCGTTTTATTTCAAACGGGCGCGCAAACGGAAGGAGGCGGTGTAG
- a CDS encoding type III pantothenate kinase yields MIVVLDVGNTNIVLGLYEGKQLLRHWRFSTNRSATTDEYGMIVFNLFQYAGVRVEEIDGVVISSVVPPLNRTLEQLSMTYLRHRPLVVGPGIKTGLNIRYENPREVGADRIVNSVAGIEKYGTPLIVVDFGTATTFDYIDASGAYLGGAIVPGIGISTEALYQKAAKLPRIELAKPRSVVGRNPVSSMQAGIIFGYAAQVDGIVRRIRSEFGVEPRVIATGGLAELIAGESETVDEVDQLLTLEGLRIIYERNQ; encoded by the coding sequence GTGATTGTCGTGCTTGACGTCGGGAACACCAACATCGTTCTCGGTCTTTATGAGGGCAAGCAGCTGCTTCGTCATTGGCGGTTCAGCACGAACCGATCCGCAACGACCGACGAGTATGGAATGATCGTATTTAACCTGTTTCAATATGCCGGCGTGCGGGTGGAGGAAATTGACGGCGTCGTCATTTCGTCGGTTGTTCCTCCTCTAAACCGGACGCTCGAGCAGCTCAGCATGACTTATTTGCGCCACCGGCCGCTTGTCGTCGGTCCCGGCATCAAGACAGGTCTTAATATCCGGTATGAAAATCCGCGCGAAGTCGGGGCGGACCGGATCGTCAATTCGGTTGCCGGCATCGAAAAGTACGGTACGCCGCTGATCGTCGTTGATTTCGGAACGGCGACGACGTTCGATTATATCGACGCCAGCGGAGCTTATCTGGGCGGCGCCATTGTGCCGGGAATCGGCATTTCCACCGAAGCGCTGTACCAGAAAGCAGCCAAGCTGCCGCGCATCGAACTGGCCAAGCCGCGCAGCGTCGTCGGACGCAATCCGGTCAGCAGCATGCAGGCGGGGATCATTTTTGGCTACGCCGCGCAGGTCGACGGCATCGTCCGCCGCATCCGCTCCGAATTCGGCGTCGAGCCGCGCGTCATCGCGACAGGCGGTCTCGCAGAGCTGATTGCGGGCGAGTCGGAGACGGTCGATGAAGTCGACCAGCTGCTCACGCTGGAGGGGCTGCGCATTATTTATGAACGGAATCAGTGA
- a CDS encoding ABC transporter permease — MDIITTLGQLMNTTLVFSTALIFVALGGIFTERSGVVNIGLEGLMTAGAFAAAVAANFVEAGGGAGAPWIALIAAILCGTLFSLLHAVATVTFKANQVIIGVVMNIFVLGLTVYLVKSLYDGQGQTETIKEAFSRVAVPYLSKIPFFGEALFRAYPTTYICYALIIISYFVLYKTAFGLRLRSVGEHPGAADTVGISVTKYRYIGVLLSGALAGLGGATITLTTTNDFSHTTISGQGFIAIAAIVFGRWHPIGAAAAATFFGLAQALRNFAQLFDFSKHIPNEVLYMLPYVLTLLVLAFSAGKSNAPAAAGEPYDPGKR, encoded by the coding sequence ATGGACATCATCACCACATTAGGCCAGCTGATGAATACAACGCTCGTGTTCTCGACGGCGCTCATTTTCGTCGCGCTGGGCGGCATTTTCACGGAACGGTCCGGGGTCGTCAATATCGGTCTCGAAGGCTTGATGACCGCCGGCGCATTCGCCGCTGCCGTTGCAGCCAATTTTGTGGAAGCTGGCGGCGGCGCGGGGGCGCCGTGGATTGCGCTCATTGCGGCGATTTTGTGCGGCACGCTGTTCTCGCTGCTGCATGCGGTGGCGACGGTGACGTTTAAAGCCAACCAGGTCATCATCGGTGTTGTCATGAACATTTTCGTGCTGGGGCTGACTGTATATCTCGTGAAAAGCCTCTATGACGGCCAAGGCCAGACGGAAACGATTAAAGAGGCATTTTCAAGGGTCGCAGTACCGTATTTGTCGAAAATTCCATTTTTCGGCGAGGCGCTGTTTCGCGCTTATCCGACAACGTATATTTGCTACGCACTCATTATCATCAGTTACTTCGTGCTTTACAAGACGGCATTCGGCCTCAGGCTGCGCTCCGTCGGCGAGCATCCCGGCGCTGCGGACACGGTCGGCATCAGCGTGACCAAATACCGCTACATCGGCGTGCTGCTCAGCGGCGCACTGGCAGGTCTTGGCGGCGCGACGATTACGCTGACAACAACGAACGATTTTTCGCATACGACGATATCCGGTCAAGGCTTCATTGCGATTGCGGCGATCGTATTCGGCAGATGGCACCCGATCGGCGCGGCTGCTGCCGCCACCTTCTTCGGTTTGGCGCAAGCGCTGCGTAATTTCGCCCAGCTGTTCGATTTTTCCAAGCATATTCCGAATGAAGTTCTTTATATGCTGCCGTATGTGCTGACGCTGCTCGTGCTCGCCTTCTCGGCCGGCAAATCGAACGCTCCAGCCGCTGCGGGAGAACCGTACGATCCGGGCAAACGATAG
- the nadC gene encoding carboxylating nicotinate-nucleotide diphosphorylase, translating to MSEFGLEFGGYDAALRELIRSWLAEDIGTGDVTTRTTIPVGSRSKAVIHVKEEGIVAGIPVARLVFDVVDPQLAFRALVQDGEPVARGTVLAEVEGSTHSILTGERLALNLMQRLSGIATKTRGFVDALEGLPVRLVDTRKTTPGHRMLEKYAVRVGGGANHRFGLYDAVMIKDNHIKGAGGITPAVEAARRAIPHTMKIEVETESLQQVEEALACGADIIMLDNMQPERMAEAVKLIKARAPHVVVEASGNVRLDTVRNIAASGVDVISVGGLTYSFNALDISLDLGGVKGRT from the coding sequence ATGTCTGAATTCGGATTGGAATTTGGCGGTTATGACGCGGCGCTGAGGGAGCTGATCCGCTCTTGGTTGGCGGAGGATATCGGCACCGGAGATGTGACGACGCGCACGACGATTCCGGTGGGAAGCCGGTCGAAGGCGGTCATCCATGTGAAAGAAGAGGGCATCGTAGCCGGAATTCCCGTCGCGCGCCTCGTGTTTGATGTGGTGGATCCGCAGCTGGCTTTCCGGGCGCTTGTGCAGGACGGAGAGCCGGTTGCCCGCGGCACGGTGCTGGCGGAAGTGGAAGGCAGCACGCACAGCATTTTGACCGGGGAACGGCTTGCCTTGAATTTAATGCAGCGGCTGTCGGGAATCGCGACGAAGACGCGAGGATTCGTTGACGCGCTGGAAGGGCTGCCGGTGCGGCTTGTCGATACGCGCAAGACGACGCCGGGCCACCGTATGCTGGAAAAATATGCGGTCCGGGTCGGCGGCGGCGCGAACCACCGCTTCGGTCTGTACGACGCCGTCATGATTAAGGACAATCACATTAAAGGGGCGGGCGGAATTACCCCGGCCGTCGAAGCGGCCCGCCGGGCGATCCCTCATACGATGAAGATTGAAGTGGAGACGGAATCGCTGCAGCAGGTGGAGGAAGCGCTTGCCTGCGGCGCGGACATTATTATGCTGGACAACATGCAGCCGGAACGGATGGCCGAAGCGGTGAAGCTGATCAAAGCGCGGGCTCCCCATGTCGTGGTGGAAGCTTCCGGCAACGTACGGCTCGATACGGTTCGGAATATAGCCGCTTCCGGCGTCGATGTCATTTCGGTCGGCGGACTGACGTATTCTTTTAATGCGCTCGATATCAGTCTTGATTTGGGCGGCGTGAAAGGGAGGACTTGA
- a CDS encoding ABC transporter ATP-binding protein has protein sequence MDQAQTVVELQGITKRFPGIVANDGISLQLRKGQIHALLGENGAGKSTLMNILFGLYQPDEGQIRIDGKPVVIEGPGKAIELGIGMVHQHFKLVQPFTVAENIILGHEPRKGMTIDYKTANEKVRALSEQYGLKIDPRMRVQDITVGMQQRVEILKTLYRGANILIFDEPTAVLTVQEIEELIAILRNLANKGNSIILITHKLKEIMALADQVTVVRRGKVVGSVAVDQTDERQLAEMMVGRSVTFQVDKQKSKPGDTVLEVTDLSMNGEHGKKVLDDITFNIREGEIFGIAGVDGNGQSELVEAITGMRSIDGGRVTLQGKDLTNKPTRFIMEAGVSHIPEDRHKHGLVLDFTVSENMALGSYYKPPFSRNGLLDYKAMDSSAKELAAEFDVRTPTIHNQARSLSGGNQQKAIIARELKRNPNLIIAVQPTRGLDVGAIEFVHKRLLEARDQGKAVLLVSFELDELYGLSDRIAVICGGRFMGQMDAEEIDEEKIGLMMAGNASDSAEPAVKANRADGEV, from the coding sequence ATGGACCAAGCCCAGACAGTAGTCGAACTGCAAGGCATAACGAAACGGTTTCCCGGCATTGTGGCCAACGACGGGATCAGCCTTCAGCTTCGCAAAGGTCAAATTCATGCGCTTCTTGGCGAAAACGGCGCAGGCAAGTCAACGTTAATGAATATTTTATTTGGACTTTATCAGCCGGATGAAGGTCAAATCCGGATCGACGGCAAGCCGGTCGTCATCGAAGGCCCCGGCAAAGCGATCGAGCTCGGCATCGGCATGGTCCATCAGCATTTCAAATTGGTGCAGCCGTTTACGGTTGCGGAAAACATTATTTTGGGCCATGAGCCCAGAAAAGGAATGACGATCGATTACAAAACCGCAAACGAGAAGGTTCGCGCGCTCTCCGAGCAGTATGGATTGAAAATCGACCCCCGCATGCGTGTGCAGGACATTACGGTCGGCATGCAGCAGCGGGTTGAAATTTTAAAAACGTTGTACCGCGGCGCCAATATCTTGATTTTTGACGAACCGACAGCCGTGCTTACCGTACAGGAAATTGAGGAACTGATCGCCATTCTTCGCAATTTGGCCAATAAAGGGAATTCGATCATTTTGATTACCCACAAATTAAAGGAAATTATGGCCCTTGCCGATCAAGTGACCGTTGTCCGCCGGGGAAAAGTTGTCGGAAGCGTTGCGGTCGACCAGACGGATGAACGGCAGCTTGCGGAGATGATGGTCGGACGTTCGGTTACGTTTCAGGTGGATAAACAAAAAAGCAAGCCGGGCGATACGGTGCTGGAAGTGACCGATTTGTCGATGAACGGGGAACATGGCAAGAAGGTGCTAGATGACATTACGTTTAACATCCGGGAAGGCGAAATTTTCGGTATTGCGGGTGTGGACGGCAACGGGCAGAGCGAGCTTGTGGAGGCGATTACGGGGATGCGAAGCATTGACGGCGGCCGCGTAACGCTGCAGGGCAAAGATCTGACCAATAAGCCGACCCGCTTCATTATGGAAGCCGGCGTCTCGCATATTCCGGAAGATCGTCACAAGCACGGATTGGTGCTCGATTTTACAGTCAGTGAAAATATGGCGCTCGGCAGTTATTATAAACCGCCGTTCAGCCGTAACGGGCTGCTTGATTACAAGGCGATGGATAGCAGCGCCAAAGAGCTGGCGGCGGAATTTGACGTGCGGACGCCGACGATTCATAATCAGGCGCGTTCCCTCTCGGGCGGAAACCAGCAGAAGGCGATCATTGCCCGGGAATTAAAACGAAATCCGAATCTGATTATCGCGGTGCAGCCGACCCGCGGTCTGGATGTCGGCGCCATCGAATTTGTGCATAAGCGGCTCCTGGAAGCGCGCGACCAAGGCAAGGCGGTGCTGCTTGTCTCGTTCGAGCTGGACGAGCTGTACGGACTTTCCGACCGGATTGCCGTTATTTGCGGAGGCCGTTTCATGGGACAGATGGATGCGGAAGAAATTGACGAAGAAAAGATTGGTTTGATGATGGCAGGCAATGCAAGCGACAGCGCCGAGCCGGCTGTGAAGGCAAACCGGGCAGACGGGGAGGTTTGA
- the nadB gene encoding L-aspartate oxidase: MIPRYLVDVALDELPVIEKDVIVIGAGIAGLFTAIRASEHHSVLIITKKSLLDSNTRYAQGGIAAVISDEDSPAYHRQDTLIAGAGLCDDEAVDVLVNEGPHGVRSLVRMGTQFDLENGEFALTKEGAHSQRRILHANGDATGFEIVRALSKKAVANPAIEVWDDHFAIDLVTQNGECCGVLVQKPDGQRVFVKGNATVLCSGGSGQLFRYTTNPEVATGDGIAMAYRAGALIRDVEFIQFHPTALCYPGAPRFLISEAVRGEGAVLRNIRGERFMERYHPQLELAPRDVVARAIVNEIEETNSTFVYLDVTHESEEMVKHRFPTIYGVCLQYGLDLATDWIPVAPAAHYMMGGVKTDLNGETSIPRLFACGEVSSTGVHGANRLASNSLSEAIVFGRRIVRRIGGMKPLTIRPEVRYKKERSGFPTQAVVEKRLKLQKIMVRYAGLQREATGLAKGLSELERQKPFFASVLTKREEFEFANLLTGAMLTTQAALVREESRGAHYRKDFPKRDDLLWRKHSVLHREAGVTEESFENV, translated from the coding sequence ATGATACCGAGATATCTCGTTGATGTCGCACTGGACGAGCTGCCCGTAATCGAGAAAGACGTTATTGTCATCGGGGCCGGCATCGCCGGTCTCTTTACCGCGATCCGTGCAAGCGAACATCATTCGGTGCTGATCATTACGAAAAAATCACTGCTGGACAGCAACACCCGTTATGCGCAGGGCGGCATCGCAGCCGTCATTTCCGACGAGGATTCCCCCGCTTATCACCGGCAGGATACGCTAATTGCCGGGGCGGGCCTATGCGACGACGAGGCGGTCGATGTACTCGTGAACGAAGGCCCTCACGGCGTGCGCAGCCTTGTGCGCATGGGAACGCAGTTCGATTTGGAAAACGGGGAGTTCGCGCTTACGAAGGAAGGAGCGCACAGCCAGCGTCGTATTTTGCATGCCAATGGGGATGCCACCGGCTTCGAAATCGTGCGCGCATTGTCGAAGAAAGCGGTCGCAAACCCGGCCATCGAAGTGTGGGACGATCATTTTGCCATTGACCTCGTGACTCAAAACGGCGAATGCTGCGGCGTGCTCGTGCAGAAGCCCGACGGACAGCGCGTGTTCGTAAAGGGCAATGCGACCGTTCTTTGCTCGGGCGGGTCGGGCCAACTGTTCCGCTATACGACGAATCCGGAGGTAGCGACCGGGGACGGCATCGCGATGGCGTACCGTGCCGGGGCTTTGATTCGCGATGTGGAATTTATTCAATTTCACCCGACGGCGCTTTGCTATCCCGGCGCGCCGCGGTTTCTCATATCCGAAGCGGTGCGCGGCGAAGGTGCCGTGCTGCGCAATATTCGCGGCGAACGCTTTATGGAGCGTTACCATCCGCAGCTGGAGCTCGCTCCGCGCGATGTCGTCGCCAGAGCGATCGTAAACGAAATCGAAGAGACGAATTCGACGTTCGTCTATTTGGATGTGACGCACGAATCGGAAGAAATGGTTAAGCACCGTTTTCCGACGATTTATGGAGTTTGTTTGCAGTACGGGCTTGATTTGGCGACGGACTGGATTCCGGTCGCGCCTGCGGCGCACTATATGATGGGCGGCGTGAAAACCGATTTGAACGGCGAAACGAGCATCCCGAGGCTGTTCGCCTGCGGCGAAGTGTCGTCGACCGGCGTCCACGGCGCCAACCGGCTGGCCAGCAACTCGTTGTCGGAGGCGATCGTATTCGGACGCCGAATCGTCCGCCGCATAGGCGGAATGAAGCCGCTGACGATCCGGCCGGAAGTCCGGTACAAGAAGGAACGGAGCGGGTTTCCGACCCAGGCCGTCGTTGAGAAGCGGCTGAAGCTGCAAAAAATTATGGTCCGCTATGCCGGTCTGCAACGCGAAGCGACGGGGCTCGCCAAAGGACTGTCGGAGCTGGAACGGCAGAAGCCGTTCTTTGCTTCGGTGCTGACCAAGCGCGAGGAGTTTGAATTTGCGAATCTGCTGACCGGCGCCATGCTGACGACGCAGGCGGCGCTCGTGCGGGAAGAGAGCAGAGGCGCGCATTACCGGAAAGATTTCCCCAAGCGGGACGATCTGCTTTGGCGGAAGCATTCCGTTTTGCACAGGGAAGCGGGCGTAACGGAGGAGTCGTTTGAAAATGTCTGA
- the hslO gene encoding Hsp33 family molecular chaperone HslO — MNETKANEDYLVRGMAWNGKLRVFATRTTALVEELHRRHRTLPTATAALGRTATVGAMMGAMLKGTEKLTLQVKGDGPIGQIVVDANAAGEVRGYVDHPDVHLASNNQGKLDVAGAVGRSGHIHVIKDLGLKEPYRGSVPIISGELGEDFTYYFASSEQTPSAVGVGVLVDTDGSVLQAGGFILQLLPGLSDDEIAALETKLAGLPPVTSLLDQGESPEEILRWVVGDELSILDTSPVNFVCKCSAERVEQTLISLGEAEIRAIIEEDGKAEVVCHFCNEAYTFERPQLEKLLEQAKPKPLQ; from the coding sequence ATGAACGAAACAAAGGCCAATGAAGATTATCTCGTACGCGGCATGGCCTGGAACGGCAAACTGCGCGTATTTGCGACCCGGACGACGGCGCTTGTGGAAGAGCTGCACCGCCGTCACCGGACGCTGCCGACGGCAACGGCCGCACTCGGCCGGACCGCAACGGTTGGCGCCATGATGGGCGCCATGCTTAAAGGAACCGAGAAGCTGACGCTGCAGGTAAAAGGAGACGGACCGATCGGACAAATCGTCGTGGATGCCAATGCGGCAGGCGAAGTGCGCGGCTACGTCGACCATCCCGACGTTCACCTGGCCAGCAATAACCAAGGCAAGCTGGACGTGGCAGGGGCCGTCGGCCGCAGCGGGCATATCCATGTCATTAAAGATTTGGGGCTTAAAGAGCCTTACCGCGGCTCCGTTCCGATTATTTCCGGCGAGTTGGGCGAGGACTTCACTTATTATTTCGCTTCTTCCGAACAAACGCCGTCCGCGGTAGGCGTTGGCGTGCTCGTCGACACCGACGGGTCGGTACTGCAGGCGGGCGGATTTATTTTGCAGCTGCTTCCGGGGCTTTCCGATGATGAAATTGCGGCGCTGGAAACGAAATTGGCGGGGCTGCCTCCGGTTACGTCGCTGCTCGATCAAGGAGAATCGCCGGAGGAAATTTTGCGCTGGGTTGTCGGAGATGAGCTGTCCATTTTGGACACATCGCCGGTAAACTTTGTTTGCAAATGCTCCGCCGAGCGGGTGGAACAAACATTGATCAGTTTAGGGGAAGCGGAGATTCGCGCGATCATCGAAGAGGACGGGAAAGCCGAAGTCGTCTGTCATTTCTGTAATGAGGCATATACGTTTGAGCGGCCGCAGCTGGAGAAATTGCTGGAGCAAGCGAAGCCGAAGCCGCTTCAATAG